The genomic DNA ACTTTGATGATCCAAAAACACGAAGCGAAGCTGAATCTCTTGCACTGAGTGAGACACATGGTAttggaaattttgaatttttgtttggcATGGTTATTTggtactccctccgttctagtttaactgtcgtttaaggtttttgcacacaaattaaggaaactattaaattttatgttttgcccttcattaatatattttataattttttcattggttgaaactttaaaacagcaggGATAAGATTGGAATATTAAATCCTAGAAGCACAACTAAATTAGAACAGAGGGAGTATGAACTTCTATCTGCTGTCAACGCCGTAAGCAAGCTCCTTCAGTCAGAAAACATTAATATCAACACCGCGATTGAACAGCTAAAAgggttgatttcattttttcaGAAGTATCGAGAAAGTGGTTTTGATTTAGCAAAATCTGAAGCTACCAAAATTGCTGAAGCTATGGAGATTGAAGCCAAGTTTCCTGAGAAAAGGAAGCGtttcttaagaagaaaaaagcagtTTGGTGAAGATCCTAAAAAAGTTGACGAAAATATTGAACTACCACCGGAGGAAAGTTTCAGAGTTGATTATTTCATCGCCCTTATAGATCAAGCTTTGGTTTCTCTTGAGTCAAGATTTGAACAATTCCAAAGTTATGAAAaaacttttggttttttgtttgatctgAAAAAGCTAATATCAGCAGGTGATGAAGATTTGAGAGAATCATGTATGAACCTTGAGGATTGTCTAAAGAATGGTGAACATTCAGACATAGATGGGAGCGATCTGTTTGCTGAAAGAAGTTTCTCCAAACTCAAgcttataaaaaattatatgcaatCCACTATGTCACAAGAAAGATTGAGCGGATTAGCCTTATTATCGATCGAGAGAGCTATGGTTGAAGAAATAGACTATGAAACTCTGATGAACGATTTTGCAGCAAAAAATTCAAGGAGACTTATATTTAAAAGAGATTAAGTGGTTactttaaaggttttttttggttttggatttagttttgttttttggattcagtttttctttttttggcaacaattttttttttataaagaggccacatttttttcttcgCTTTGGACCACATATTTTGTTGGGCCGGCCCTGCATATAAACAGTGTTAGACCCAGACTTGGAAGAGGCTTAGATGATAGCATGCATGTACTAGCAAAAATCATCCAAAAGCAATATTTGAGGTATAGCCATAAAACTAGCAAAAACGATCTCAATTTTAATTGCTAACTGGTGCTCGTGAAAGTGGGGGAATGGCAAATGGGATTGATGATATGATCAATTGCCTATAAGAAGTCCAATAGATATTAGGGTACACACTGGGAAATAAATAGAACTTTTGTGCACTTTTAACGTGAAAGGCAATTGATCCGATCCACACCACAAATGATGCATTTTCTAAGTCCAAGAAAGAAGCAAATGTTGGTCgtattaacaaaaacaacaaaaaaaaaaaaaaaaaaaaaaaaaaaaaaaaaacaacgcaAACCTGCATAGAGAAGTTGAGCGTCATGAATTCTACAACAGGAATTAACATATATCAACAAACCGATAAAATAGCCCATTGGGCCAAAAGCATCACAAACCACCGACGTTTTAAGAGggtctcatatataaaaaaaccaacCATCGACCTAAACTAATTTAGCCGTAAAcctaaataaaggaaaaaaaaaaaagaaaaagaagaaaaggaaaagcatTCACAAATCGTCGATCGGAGAAGATGACGTCTCCGTTTCGTTTAGAATCTCCGACTGCCGAGTCTTTCCGTGGGCAGATGGACTCTTGGTGTCGTGGGCAGATGGACTATTGGGAACAAGTGAGAGAAGCTGGGTTTTTTGATTTGGAGGAAATCTCAGTACCACAAGGTACAACTGGATTGATGCCTTTCTACTGTGATATTAATTATCCTCATCCTGTCTTGGTTAAGCGTTATGCTAGATTGGGGCTTGATCGTTACAACATGTCCCATGGGACAAATTTGCAGCTCCACCACCTAAAGAAGTTCAACAAGACAATGAATTGTCAGGCCAGTTACTACATTACTTTGGCTGCTTGCGATCCAGCAAGCATTGATCCTGCTTCACTCGTTACACTTGAGGTTGGAGTTGCTGAAGGTAGCAGTGACCGTTGCAGTTTGAATTTGTCGTGCTTATTGCTAAGCCTCAAGGGACCCCGACAGACCTCCTTCGTTGTTCTGGAATGGTGGATGATGATAAAGTCCAATTGCCTTGTTGGCCGTCAGATTTCAATGATACTCAACGATTTTACGAGGTACGTACACCCTAGTATTTTTCACTTTTGCAATTACCTAGTTAGTAATCAGTTAAGTAGCGTCTGTCTGATCTATGGTGAGATTGGTGAACATGTTGTACGTAAGGTTATAGTTAGAAGAGCCTTCAATGACCGTACTGGATGCTTGACTGCCCATGGTGGGTATGGCTTTTACATTGGAGAAGTAGCTGAGGAGCATCATGTATGCCGCCCACGCCATTATACTAAAGCTCTCATCCCTGACTAAGATCCTAGTAGCTAGTCCACCACCACTGAGGAAGGTTTCTTGTCTTGATTGACTATCGACAAGATAAATATCCCAAGTTACTTTTGTCTTGTGTGGATTTGGTTTcgttgtttgtttttctctctctcttttcaagTGTCTACGGTTTTTGAATACAATTAAGTTAATCATTATTGATGTCTTGTGCCCATTAATATAATGGAATGATGGAATACACTCTTCTTGTCTTTACTAGAACGCTTTAGTAGTCCTTTTTATTTTGCAGGAAGTTTGAAGACTTGATCTTGGTTTTGTTGAAATTCAGATCAATTTTGTTGATGTTGAGAtgggttttgttgttgtgatgaaTTTAAGTGTTTGATGTTTTGCTAACTGCTTCTGTTTCCTTCCTTACAAATTagctttaaaaactcaaaaagcttctgtttttttcttttcttggtttagTACCTTTTGAGTTTGCTTCAAAGGATTTTGCTAAAGACGATTTTTAGAAATCTGAGAATTCCTTTGGATCTCTGTTATCCCCCGTTACCTCCGTTTTCGACCTTCCCTCCTCTAATCAGGACGCGAGTTCGAGCACCACAATTGGATTCTCCGATGAGAAATCGAGAAAAGCCGGTTCAACTACTCGGGGATGGGATCCAGGGGAAGTTGTTATGAACAAATCGAAGAAAGGCAAATCGAAAACTGTTTGGGTTTGTGAGAGCTGTGGTCATTCTGGAGGGCAATGGAGGGGGAGTTGTCGTGCTTGTCACAAGGTTGGGACTATGAAACGTTTCTCTGATGCTTCTCATTTAAGTAGTGCTAGTAGTAGCAAAGCTACTGGCTCTGGTCTTCAGGAGGGTACTGGTTTGTCTTGGTTACCTGACCAAGCAGGGGTGCAGCCGAATCGATTGACTGATGTTATTCGTGGTATTACTCAGCAGCAATGGCGATTTTCTCTGTATGTATATGCTATTAAAAAGTGCTAATTTTTGTTGCTTTTAAGTTCACTCGTTAGAATGGTTTAGCTTACataagtttgtttttgttacaatCTGAGTAGATATTCTTGTTGTTGGAGATATCATTTCTTGCGATGTTTATGTTTAGGCCTGGACTTTTTGGGAATGAAGTTTCCAGGGTGCTTGGTGGTGGCCTTGCCCCAGGTTTTATGCTGTCTTCATGATTTTTATAATTCGTTCTGTCTTTACTGTTGACTCACTATGGTGCTGTTTTGTAGGTTCTCTGATTTTGATTGGTGGTGACCCTGGTATTGGCAAGAGTACCTTGTTATTGCAGGTTAGGAGATGTGCTTTAATTAGTTGTCTTCCCCTTTGCAAATGTTTGCTGGAGGGAGTGAAGTGGCCGAACCAGCACCAGTCTTGTATATCTCTGGTGAAGAGGTTTGTCCTAGGCATGTTCTATTTTTCTCAAAGTTTCAGTTTCTCCTGCTTGTCTTTCCTTGTCTTCCTCACACCGGGTTTCTGATCAAACTTGTGGATTGTGTAATTCTCTGTGGCTGTTCCTTTTTCAAACCATGCTGCTTAAGATGGTCTGAATGATCTTCATGCAAATGTTTAAGATGCAGCGAAGTAATTGTAGTAGCTTTATTTTGTGCAGTTGGACTTTCACTGCAAAAAAATGTTGGCTGTTTTTTTTCTCGCGTTTTCTCTTTATTGTTAGAGATATGGTACTTTTAGTTTGTTCTGATCCCACGCATTATGTTGACTGATTAGACATTCTTCATAAGATCTTCTCTTTTTCGCCGCAGAGTGTGGAGCAAATAGGAAGTCGGGCTGACAGGATGAAAATTCAAACTGAAGAGCTCTACCTGTTTTCGAGCTCTGATCTTTAGGTATACTATTTTATGTGAATTAACATTCTTATTATCTTAATCGAACAGAAGTCATATTTCAATACTTCTTTAAACACCTAAGCAATGGACAGCTGCATATTCATTCCTATTTTGTGCCTAACTGTATCCCCTAATTAATTCTCCTCATGTTTACACGTCAAACACCAAATCCATGCTTTGTGAAATTCTCAAGTCTATTTTTCGATCAGGTACCTGAAGCACATCGTTTGTTGTGATTTATTTCAGGACATTCTAAACAAAGCTCATCGGCTATCTCCCCGAGCATTGACTCAATTCAAACAGTTTACCTAAAAGAAGTGACTGGCAGTGCTGGTGGTCTCACACAGGTATAAAAGTTTTCCTCCTCTATTCGCTTAGTCTCTTACTATGAGCAAGAAGTTATGCCATAGCTGCTTTTTGTTGCTTCCCATGTTCCATGGAATCCCACAtcctttaatttatgttttaagagGAATTTTTTATGTGTTAAGAGGAAGACGGGGCTCGAgcattctctttttcttcgcAGATGCTTTTCCCGTATCTCATCTTTTAATCTGCTGAAAAGGATACTTTCTTGGAAATCTCTGATGGTGGCAGGTTCAAGAGTGCACATCCACCCTG from Camelina sativa cultivar DH55 chromosome 2, Cs, whole genome shotgun sequence includes the following:
- the LOC104752126 gene encoding uncharacterized protein LOC104752126, which gives rise to MTSPFRLESPTAESFRGQMDSWCRGQMDYWEQVREAGFFDLEEISVPQGTTGLMPFYCDINYPHPVLVKRYARLGLDRYNMSHGTNLQLHHLKKFNKTMNCQASYYITLAACDPASIDPASLVTLEVGVAEGSSDRCSLNLSCLLLSLKGPRQTSFVVLEWWMMIKSNCLVGRQISMILNDFTRPGLFGNEVSRVLGGGLAPGSLILIGGDPGIGKSTLLLQVRRCALISCLPLCKCLLEGVKWPNQHQSCISLVKRVWSK